The sequence below is a genomic window from Flavobacterium keumense.
CCAATTCATTGGCTAAAACTGCCGAAGCTACATACGGTTCAATCCCTTTTTCGTTCCCTAAATCGTATTGATGTGCAAAGGCTTCTGTGTACAACTCGATTCGGTCAGTTCCTGTTTTTTTTGCTCCTTCAATCATTTCTAGAACAGGATCCACAAAAATTGAAGTTCGGATGCCGTTGCGTTGAAATTCTTGAATCATCTCGGTCAAATACACTTGGTTTTTTACCGTATCCCATCCTGCTGAAGAGGTTATTGCACCAATAGCATCGGGAACTAAAGTTACTTGGTCTGGTTTGCATTCTAAAACCAAATCAATAAAATTATGTTGCGGATTCCCCTCTATATTGTACTCGGTATACACAATCGATTTCAAATCGCGCGCATCTTGATAGCGAATATGACGCTCATCTGGACGCGGATGAATAGTGATGCCTTGTGCACCAAATTTTTGAATATCAGTAGCTACTTTCAGCAAATCAGGCACATTTCCGCCACGAGCATTTCGTAAAGTGGCTATTTTATTGATATTTACACTTAACTTTGTCATAAAATCTACTAATTAGTTTATTAAACTATTTTGCGGATACAAAAATACAAAGTAAAAGATAGGAGTTTCTCCCTTTTTTTGATTATTTTGCATTAACTATTGAGGATTGATTTTATGACAGCGATTACAGACTACATCAATAACGATTTTAGAGCCATTGACAGCCAAGAAACTATTTTGGCGGTACAAGACTTTTTTATGGATACCACATTCTCTCATTTTCCAGTTTTGGAAAATGGAATATATATTGGTAGTGTTGTTGCCGACGACTTAGAAACCTTTGATAGCGACAAAAAAATTAGTGATTACAAATACACTTTGGAACCTTTTTTTGTAAGAACCAATATGATTTGGTTAGATGTTTTGGAAGTTTTTGGTAAAAATCATTCCGATATCGTTCCTGTTTTGGACGAAAACAATCACTATGTGGGCTATTATGAACTAGCTGAAATTATGAAATTTTTTCATGAAACGCCGTTCATCAAAGAAGCTGGAGGCATCATCATTGTAAAAAAACCCTTGATTGATTACTCTATGAGCCAAATTACTCAGATTGTAGAAAGCAATAATGGAAAATTATTAGGCCTTTTTGTTTCTGATTCAAATACCGAAACCATCGAAATTACTATCAAAGTGACTCTAGGCATTATGAATGATATCATTCAAACCTTCAGACGCTACAATTATGAAATTATATCCGAACATGAAGAAGATAATTACATCAATAGTCTCAAAGAACGTTCTGATTATTTGGACAAATACCTCAATATTTAACTTCGCGTTAATCCATAGCAAATGAAAATAGCCATCTACGGACAATATTACCTCAATAGTACAGAACCAATTATTAAAGACATTTTTGTTTTTTTTAAAAAGAACAATATTGAGCTCATTATCGAATCAGCATTTCTTAAAATGTTGCACGAAAAAAATATTATTCATGAAACCTACCAAACGTTCTCCTCTCATACCGAATTAGATGCAAGTTTTGATCTATTAATTAGTATTGGTGGAGACGGAACCATTTTGCGAGCCGCTACTTTAGTACGTAATTCTGGAGTCCCTATTTTAGGTATCAATGCCGGTCGATTAGGCTTCTTGGCTACGGTGCAAAAAGAAAATATTGATTCGTTCTTACAATTTGTAATCGATAAAAAATACAGCATTTCCAAACGAACCTTACTTGGGCTAGATTGTTCGCCTGAAAACGAGGCCATCAATGAAATTAATTTTGCTATGAATGAAATCACCGTAAGTAGAAAAGACACTACTTCGATGATTACCATAGAAACTTATTTGAACGATGAATTTCTAAATTCGTATTGGGCAGATGGTTTAATCATTTCTACTCCAACAGGCTCTACAGGATATTCTATGAGTTGCGGAGGTCCTATTTTAACTCCGGAGGTAAAAAGCTTGGTAATTACCCCTATTGCTCCTCATAATTTAAACGCTAGACCTCTTGTTATTCCAGACGATACCGAAATCAAACTACGCGTAACAGGTCGCGAAGACCAATATTTAGTTTCGCTTGACTCCCGAGTAACTACGGTTAAAAACGAATCCATTTTAATTATCAAAAAGAATCCTTTCGAAATTAATATGATCGAAATTCCAGAAGAGACTTTCTTAAAAACCTTGCGCAACAAATTACTTTGGGGTGAGGACAAAAGAAATTAAATTGATTTCATACTATTTAATCCTATCTTTCGTTTAAATTATCTATTCTGAATTGACATTACGCTTATCAAGTTCAGAAATAAATGACATTTACTTAACGAACAGTATTTCGGATTGATAATTCTTATATTTGCACCCAATTTTTATTTCAATGAATAAAGTCATTCATGTATTGGTAAGTTTCTTTTGCTTTATAAGTACTCAAGCTCAAATTAATGAGTTGGGTGTTTTTGTTGGCGGAAGCAACTATATAGGAGATGTTGGTACCACTACCTATATCAATCCCAATAGCCCTGCAATAGGATTGATTTATAAATGGAATAAAACACCCAGACATTCTTGGCGATTTTCTTATATTCAATCAAAAATAATAGCAAAAGATACTGATTCTAAAGAAATTGGACGAAAGTTAAGAGGTTTTGAGTTTCAAAACAACATAAAAGAACTTGCTGGGGTATCGAATTTAATTTTTTTAATTTTGACATCAACAATCCACTAGAAAGACGATTTACACCCTATGTTTTTACAGGGCTTAGTTTAAGCTTTTACGATAGCTTATTTTTCAAATATGGTCACGCTGAATTTGATTCAAAAGAAAAAACACTCGCTTTACCAATAATTTTAGGTGTAAAATCCAATTTAACTTCTAATTTTGTGCTTGGTTTAGAAATAGGGGCTCGATTTACATTTGCAGACGATCTAGATGGTAGTTTCCCTAAGAATGAAAACTGGCAACCTCTAAAATTTGGAAATTTAAACAACAAGGATTGGTACGTGTTTTCAGGTATAACTATGACCTATACGTTTGGTAATAAACCTTGTTTTTGCGCAGAATAAAATGGAATTAATAAATAGTATTGATAAAGATAAACTTCCTAAGCATATTGCTATTATCATGGATGGCAATGGTCGTTGGGCAAAACAGCGAGGACTTTTGCGCGCTTTAGGTCATGAAAACGGAACCAAATCGGTAAAAAAAGTAATTGAAGTTTGCGCAAAATTAGGCATTGAAAACCTTACTCTATACGCATTTTCTACTGAAAATTGGAACCGTCCCAAATTAGAGATCGAAGCGTTAATGCGTATATTAGTTAACTCTTTAAAAAAAGAACTTCCTACTTTAGAGAATAACAATATTAGGTTAAATGCTATTGGAAATCTTAGTCTACTCCCAAAAAGTGCACAAAAAGAACTTCAAGAGGTAATTACTAAAACAGCAATCAACACACAGCTTACTTTAACACTAGCTTTAAGCTATGGTTCTAGAGAAGAAATTGTAAATGCTGTCAAAAAAATCAGTGATAAAGTTAAAAATAATATAATTTCAATAGACACTATTGACGATTCAATTATAAATGAGCATCTTTACACACAAAATCTCCCTGAAGTAGATTTGCTAATACGCACTAGTGGGGAACATAGAATAAGTAATTTTCTGCTTTGGCAAATTGCCTATGCGGAATTATATTTTACCGATATCTTATGGCCTGATTTTAAAGAACAAGATCTTTATCAAGCGATTATAAGTTATCAAAAAAGAGAACGTAGATTTGGAAAAACAAGCGAACAGATTAAATAATTTTTTAGTGTTACAAAAAAATATAAAAATAACCCTATGTCTATTGTTTTTTGGATGTTTTTTTCATGCAAAAGCACAAGATAGAGTCCCTTTTGATCAAGGAAAAAAATATATCTTAGGAGATGTAAATATAGTTGGCAAAGTAACATTCAACGCTCAAACCGTTGTAACCTTTACTGGCCTTGAGAAAGGGAAAGAAATTAGCATTCCTGGAGAAGAGATTAGTAGTGCTATTAAAAAGCTAGGAAAGCTAGGTCTTTTTAATGAAATATCCTTTTATGTTAATAAGATTCAAAATGATAGTGTTTTTTTAGACCTCCATTTAGAGGAGCTTCCTAAACTAAACAAAGTAAAATTTGTAGGACTAAAGAAAAGTAAAACCGAAAGTCTAATTAAAGATAATGGACTGACTGAAAATAAAGTTGTTAATGAAAATTTAATCACTACAACTAAAAATTATATTGAAAATAAATACAAAAAAGAAGGATATTACAATACTAAAGTTACCATCAACACTATTGTAGATACTACCACTATTAACCAAGTAAATATGGTACTCAACATTGACAAAGGTACCAAGGTTAAAATAGATGAAATTGATTTTGTAGGTAATTCAAAAATATCGGATAGAACATTGCGAAAAGCAATGAAAAATACAAAACAAAAAAAACTTACTCGTATTTTTAAAGCTTCGAAATTTATCAAAGATAAATACAAAACAGACTTAGAAAAAGTTATAGATATATATAAAGAAAAAGGATTTAGAGATGCCCGAATAGTTTCTGACACAGTATCGTATAACAAGGAAAAAAATAGTTTAGCGGTCAAAATCAAAGTCGAAGAAGGAAATAAGTATTACTTTGGTAACATTAAATTCTTAGGAAACACCGTTTACCCCGATCAAGGTTTAAGTAAAGTTTTAGGGGTAAAAAAAGGAGATGTATATAATGGTGTATTGTTAGAAAAAAGAATCGCCGACAAGTCAAAACCTGACGGTGAAGACATCACAAATTTATACCAAAATAATGGGTATTTATTTTCTAGCATTAACGCTGTTGAAGTAAAAACCGCAAATGATACTATAGATTTTGAAATAAGAGTTACAGAAGGACCTATTGCTTATTTTAATAAAATATCTGTAGTGGGTAATGACAAAACAAACGATCATGTTATTTATCGTGAATTGCGAACCAAACCTGGAGAAAAATACAGCAAAGAAGAGCTTGTGAGAACCATTCGTGAGATTGGACAACTTGGTTTTTTCGACCCAGAAACTATTGACCCAAAGTTCAAGAACGTAGATTCGGGTGCGGGCACCGTGGATATAGAATACCATCTTACTGAGAAGGGAGCGAGCCAAATTGAACTTCAAGGTGGTTATGGGGGCGGTGGCTTCATCGGTACCTTAGGATTATCTTTCAATAATTTCTCAGCAAGAAATATGTTGAAAAAAGAAGCCTACAGACCTTTGCCTATGGGTGATGGTCAAAAAGTATCATTACGTTTACAAGCAAGTACCTATTTTCAAACCTACAGTGCTTCATTTTCTGAACCTTGGTTTGGAGGAAAAAAACCAGTTCAATTTAGCTCTTCATTATCCTATACTAAACAATTTTTAAACAATTACATTACATACAAAGTAGATAAAACTAAGAGTTTTAATATACTTACCTTATCAGTAGGACTAGCAAAAAGATTAACCGTTCCTGATGATTTCTTTGTTTTGTCTCAAGCCATCAGTTATCAACATTATGATTTAAATAACTACAATACCGGACTATTTACTTTTGGAAATGGTACTTCAAGAAATTTTGCTTATACGATTGGTTTAACTCGAAATAATAAAGGTGTAAATCCTATATTCCCTACTTATGGTTCTGAATTTAGTATTACTGCAAAACTAACTCCTCCGTATTCGCTATTCAATAAAATAGATTATTCAAATCTTGGGAATCAAGAGGCTTACAAATACAAATACACCGGAACCACTTATACAGGAGCTAATGGAATACAAGTAAACGAAGGAGATTATTTAGCTGCTGTACCTAGTAGTACGAATCCGTTCCCAAATAGTGTAGCAAATTATCAAGACGCCGCAGCAGATCCTGCTAAAGTTGATCAAAAGAAATTTAATTGGCTTGAATACTATAAAATAAAATTCAAAGCAGATTGGTATACAAAAATTTATGGTAAATTAGTTCTTCGAAGTCTTTCTGAATTTGGATTTATGGGAGCTTACAATCAAAATAGAGGTGCAATTCCTTTTGAAAGATTTTTCCTAGGTGGGGATGGTATGGCTATGTACGCTATGGATGGTAGAGAAACTATTCAACTAAGAGGATATCCTAATAACTCTCTAACACCAATAAACAGTAATGGAGAGCAAGTTGGAGCAACCGTATACAATAAATTCTCAATGGAATTAAGATATCCAATAACACTAAAAGCTTCTGCTTCAATTTATGCTTTAGCCTTTTTAGAAGCAGGCTCTGCATACGATTCCTTCAAGAATTTCACACCGTTTTCTTTAAATCGATCAGCAGGACTAGGATTAAGAGTCTTTATGCCGGCATTTGGTTTATTAGGAATTGATTTTGGCAAAGGCTTTGATGCGCTTCCAGGACAAACTACTCCAAATGGATGGGAAACACACTTTATAATTGGACAGCAATTCTAAAAATAGTTGCATTTTCTAAAACATCAAGTTATGAGAAAACAATTTTTATTTCTATTTTTAACCCTGATTGGATCTTTTGGTGCTAAGGCACAAACAAAAAGTCCCAAAATAGGTTATATAGATATGGAATACATTTTACAAAATGTATCCAATTACAATGAAGCTCAAAATCAATTAGAACAAAAAGCTCAAAAATGGAAACAAGAAATTGAAACTAAAAAAAATGAAATACAAAAGCTTGTTGATGCACTAAAAATAGAAAAACCGCTTTTGACTAAAGAACTTATTGAAGAGAGAGAAACTGAAATCAAATTTTTAGAAAAAGAACTAATTGACTTTCAACAAAAAAGATTTGGAGCTAATGGCGATTTAATCCAACAAAAAATGGTTTTAGCCAAACCTATTCAAGATCAAGTTTTTACAACGGTTCAAGATATTGCAGAAGCCAAACAATTTGATTTTATTTTTGATAAATCATCCGATTTAACAATGCTTTTTGCAGCCAAACGATTTGACATCAGTGACCAAGTTTTACGTGTCTTAAACAGAACCGAAAAAAGAGACCAGCTTTCTAAGAAACAACAAAAAGAGATAGAAGAAAAAGAAAAGAAAGAAGATGAACTGAATGAAAATCCTAATCTAAAAGAAAGACAAAAACTTTTAGACGAAAAGAAAGCTGCTCGAGAAAAAATAATAGCTGAAAGAAAATTACAGCAAGAAACAAAGAAAAAAGAATTTGAAGAACGAAGAAAAAAACTAGCCGAAGAAAAAGAAGCTAAAAAAAATAACACCTCTGGTGTAAGCTCAGTTGGAGTAAACCCTGAAACAACTAAACTAGCGCAAGAGAAAATAGAGGCTGCTGAATTAACCAAAAAAAAGCAGGCCGAAGAAAAACAAAAAGCAATTGAAGAACGTAAAAAAGTTATTGAGGAAAACAAAAAAGCGTTAGAAGAAAAACGAAAGAAAGCAATTGAAGATAGGGAAGCTAAAAAAAATGGCATGGTTTCTGAAAAAGCACCTACTGTAACTGTCGATTCTACAAAAATTAAAATAGAAGAAGCCAAACAGAAACAAGCAGTAGCAAAGCAAAAGGCTCTAGAAGAGCGCAAACGAATTATAGAAGAAAACAAAAAAGCACTAGAGGAAAAGAGAAATAAAATTATTGAAGAAAAAGCAGCTGCAAGAAAAGCAGCTGAAGAGAAGTTAAAAACAAATACAAACAAAAATTAATTATTAAATACCTTAAAACAATGAAACAAATCAAGACTTTAGTAATCGCTACAATACTAATCTTAGGAGCAAATCAAACTATTAATGCTCAAGCAAAAACGGCTCATGTAGATGTAAATGAAATCATGGCTAAAATGCCCGCTATGTTAGATGCTCAAAAACAATTAGAAAAATTAAGCACTACTTATGATGCTGATTACAAAAAAATGGTGGAAGAATATCAAGGAAAATTAAAAAAATACGAAGCTGAAGCTGCGACTGTAACTGAAGCTGTAAATGGCGAACGCTCTAAAGAGGTGCAAGACATGCAAAAAAGAATAGTTGACTTTAGAGATAACGCTCAAAAAGAATTACAACAGAAAGAATCTGATATTGTAAAACCATTGATGGAAAAAGTACGAGCTTCTATTCAGAAAGTAGGAAAAGCAAAAGGTTTCCAATACGTATTAGACGGTTCTTCTCTTTTATTAGCTGATGGTCCAAATTTGACTGCTGATGTAAAAAAAGATTTAGGTTTCTAAAATAAACCAAATAAAAATACAAAACTGCTCGTTACTATAATTTAGGCGAGCAGTTTTTTTTTGATCCAATATAAATGTAGGAAATTTAAATTGTAGCTCGTAACTTTGTTTCTATGGAGAATAACCAACCTATCGGAATTTTTGACTCTGGCATTGGAGGCACCTCTATTTGGCAAGAAATACACCAATTACTTCCCAATGAGAAAACCATCTACTTAGCTGATAGTATAAATGCTCCTTATGGTCAAAAATCAAAACAAGAAATAATTGATTTGAGCATGAAAAATACTGATTTTCTGCTTAAAATGAATTGTAAGTTGATTGTCGTAGCTTGTAATACTGCTACGACAAATGCCATCCAAGAATTAAGAGCTAAATACAATGTGCCTTTTATTGGAATTGAACCCGCCATAAAACCTGCAGCAACTAATTCGAAAACACAAACTATTGGAATCTTAGC
It includes:
- the bamA gene encoding outer membrane protein assembly factor BamA, with amino-acid sequence MEKQANRLNNFLVLQKNIKITLCLLFFGCFFHAKAQDRVPFDQGKKYILGDVNIVGKVTFNAQTVVTFTGLEKGKEISIPGEEISSAIKKLGKLGLFNEISFYVNKIQNDSVFLDLHLEELPKLNKVKFVGLKKSKTESLIKDNGLTENKVVNENLITTTKNYIENKYKKEGYYNTKVTINTIVDTTTINQVNMVLNIDKGTKVKIDEIDFVGNSKISDRTLRKAMKNTKQKKLTRIFKASKFIKDKYKTDLEKVIDIYKEKGFRDARIVSDTVSYNKEKNSLAVKIKVEEGNKYYFGNIKFLGNTVYPDQGLSKVLGVKKGDVYNGVLLEKRIADKSKPDGEDITNLYQNNGYLFSSINAVEVKTANDTIDFEIRVTEGPIAYFNKISVVGNDKTNDHVIYRELRTKPGEKYSKEELVRTIREIGQLGFFDPETIDPKFKNVDSGAGTVDIEYHLTEKGASQIELQGGYGGGGFIGTLGLSFNNFSARNMLKKEAYRPLPMGDGQKVSLRLQASTYFQTYSASFSEPWFGGKKPVQFSSSLSYTKQFLNNYITYKVDKTKSFNILTLSVGLAKRLTVPDDFFVLSQAISYQHYDLNNYNTGLFTFGNGTSRNFAYTIGLTRNNKGVNPIFPTYGSEFSITAKLTPPYSLFNKIDYSNLGNQEAYKYKYTGTTYTGANGIQVNEGDYLAAVPSSTNPFPNSVANYQDAAADPAKVDQKKFNWLEYYKIKFKADWYTKIYGKLVLRSLSEFGFMGAYNQNRGAIPFERFFLGGDGMAMYAMDGRETIQLRGYPNNSLTPINSNGEQVGATVYNKFSMELRYPITLKASASIYALAFLEAGSAYDSFKNFTPFSLNRSAGLGLRVFMPAFGLLGIDFGKGFDALPGQTTPNGWETHFIIGQQF
- a CDS encoding OmpH family outer membrane protein; translated protein: MKQIKTLVIATILILGANQTINAQAKTAHVDVNEIMAKMPAMLDAQKQLEKLSTTYDADYKKMVEEYQGKLKKYEAEAATVTEAVNGERSKEVQDMQKRIVDFRDNAQKELQQKESDIVKPLMEKVRASIQKVGKAKGFQYVLDGSSLLLADGPNLTADVKKDLGF
- a CDS encoding pyridoxine 5'-phosphate synthase, which produces MTKLSVNINKIATLRNARGGNVPDLLKVATDIQKFGAQGITIHPRPDERHIRYQDARDLKSIVYTEYNIEGNPQHNFIDLVLECKPDQVTLVPDAIGAITSSAGWDTVKNQVYLTEMIQEFQRNGIRTSIFVDPVLEMIEGAKKTGTDRIELYTEAFAHQYDLGNEKGIEPYVASAVLANELGLGINAGHDLSLDNIQFFKQNIPGLLEVSIGHALISEALYLGLDNVVNMYLQKLK
- a CDS encoding isoprenyl transferase, producing the protein MELINSIDKDKLPKHIAIIMDGNGRWAKQRGLLRALGHENGTKSVKKVIEVCAKLGIENLTLYAFSTENWNRPKLEIEALMRILVNSLKKELPTLENNNIRLNAIGNLSLLPKSAQKELQEVITKTAINTQLTLTLALSYGSREEIVNAVKKISDKVKNNIISIDTIDDSIINEHLYTQNLPEVDLLIRTSGEHRISNFLLWQIAYAELYFTDILWPDFKEQDLYQAIISYQKRERRFGKTSEQIK
- a CDS encoding NAD kinase, coding for MKIAIYGQYYLNSTEPIIKDIFVFFKKNNIELIIESAFLKMLHEKNIIHETYQTFSSHTELDASFDLLISIGGDGTILRAATLVRNSGVPILGINAGRLGFLATVQKENIDSFLQFVIDKKYSISKRTLLGLDCSPENEAINEINFAMNEITVSRKDTTSMITIETYLNDEFLNSYWADGLIISTPTGSTGYSMSCGGPILTPEVKSLVITPIAPHNLNARPLVIPDDTEIKLRVTGREDQYLVSLDSRVTTVKNESILIIKKNPFEINMIEIPEETFLKTLRNKLLWGEDKRN
- a CDS encoding OmpH family outer membrane protein gives rise to the protein MRKQFLFLFLTLIGSFGAKAQTKSPKIGYIDMEYILQNVSNYNEAQNQLEQKAQKWKQEIETKKNEIQKLVDALKIEKPLLTKELIEERETEIKFLEKELIDFQQKRFGANGDLIQQKMVLAKPIQDQVFTTVQDIAEAKQFDFIFDKSSDLTMLFAAKRFDISDQVLRVLNRTEKRDQLSKKQQKEIEEKEKKEDELNENPNLKERQKLLDEKKAAREKIIAERKLQQETKKKEFEERRKKLAEEKEAKKNNTSGVSSVGVNPETTKLAQEKIEAAELTKKKQAEEKQKAIEERKKVIEENKKALEEKRKKAIEDREAKKNGMVSEKAPTVTVDSTKIKIEEAKQKQAVAKQKALEERKRIIEENKKALEEKRNKIIEEKAAARKAAEEKLKTNTNKN
- a CDS encoding CBS domain-containing protein, whose product is MTAITDYINNDFRAIDSQETILAVQDFFMDTTFSHFPVLENGIYIGSVVADDLETFDSDKKISDYKYTLEPFFVRTNMIWLDVLEVFGKNHSDIVPVLDENNHYVGYYELAEIMKFFHETPFIKEAGGIIIVKKPLIDYSMSQITQIVESNNGKLLGLFVSDSNTETIEITIKVTLGIMNDIIQTFRRYNYEIISEHEEDNYINSLKERSDYLDKYLNI